One window of the Podospora pseudopauciseta strain CBS 411.78 chromosome 4, whole genome shotgun sequence genome contains the following:
- a CDS encoding hypothetical protein (antiSMASH:Cluster_6; EggNog:ENOG503NY7C) has product MVDTAKMADYYGSNKQPKSLQPSYGYHSAATDPLSETEMGEGDSDLEDLEVSGGGYSPPAWRRLGDGGRSSGFWQPQTVIRSDGQRDGFNRQYDLLGRSMREDSPDSVMDGLAGYGGGCGQRGEDAHWLNDEILQEAIRTRLPESVSPEKERSPELEDNYWKNHQIYGNNQQQEQKLGSIDETTIKIKQEDWEEEEQQQGRRVALSAIPEFSPVRDGPVTTPKPEEEIADNYIRFAVRAEVQHRTEPIDATINFFRRVSQSVTRSKTSLFTSLLIALLSFIVTRHLTHPLTPPPVPDLVKVASVARSLEPLIYYSENGAAQVTSLQATSVAVWDLSESIRTSNLTSAPLIVSTLDDLADSLQILSLELTKFFANVDGDIDGILITMSWARRELSTLSSSPPPSPLINNILSLPFIPSIFGPTHPQRTQRTLQRTFNELLNVLEEAVESELSHSLSLFRLFSSIDSQFLTLTRTVTRESSNQESLHNDLLSSLWVRLLGAKKGELAKFEKNRELLKDVREKTVRNKGVLVEHNQKLLALKASLEALRRKLVSPLVRSINSSTLTLEEQVRGLEEAGGYLEGVRSRQKGRVMEMLYGGGSGAGGHKTIVEIGDV; this is encoded by the exons atggtggacaCGGCAAAGATGGCAGATTACTACGGCAGCAACAAACAACCCAAGTCGTTGCAACCGTCGTACGGGTACCACTCGGCCGCAACCGATCCGTTGAGCGAGAcagagatgggggagggggacagCGATCTAGAGGATCTGGAGGTTTCTGGGGGCGGATATTCTCCTCCGGCGTGGAGACGGCTGGGAGACGGAGGTCGCAGCAGCGGCTTCTGGCAGCCCCAGACGGTGATCAGGAGTGACGGCCAGCGGGATGGGTTTAACAGGCAGTATGATTTGCTGGGGAGGTCGATGAGGGAGGATAGTCCTGATAGTGTGATGGATGGGCTGGCGGGGtatggagggggttgtgggcaaaggggggaggatgcaCACTGGTTGAATGATGAGATCTTGCAGGAGGCGATCAGGACGAGGTTGCCGGAGAGTGTGTCCCCGGAAAAGGAGAGGAGTCCAGAGTTGGAGGACAACTATTGGAAGAATCACCAAATATACGGAAACaaccagcagcaggagcaaaAGCTGGGGAGCATCGACGAGACCACCATCAAGATTAAACAGGaggactgggaggaggaggagcagcagcaaggaaGAAGGGTGGCTTTGAGTGCGATTCCAGAATTTTCGCCAGTTCGGGATGGACCCGTGACGACGCCAaaaccagaagaagaaattGCTGATAACT ACATTCGCTTCGCCGTCCGCGCCGAAGTCCAACACCGCACCGAACCCATCGATGCCACCATCAACTTTTTCCGGCGCGTCTCCCAATCCGTCACACGGTCCAaaacctccctcttcacctctcTCCTCATTGCCCTCCTCTCTTTCATCGTGACGCGtcacctcacccaccccctcacccctcctccagtccccgacctcgtcaaagtcgCCTCCGTCGCCCGCTCGCTCGAGCCATTGATTTACTACTCCGAAAACGGCGCAGCCCAAGTGACATCCCTCCAAGCCACCTCGGTCGCAGTCTGGGACCTGTCCGAATCCATCAGAACAAGCAACCTCACCTCGGCCCCCCTAATCGTCTCCACCCTCGACGACCTGGCCGACTCCCTCCAGATTTTGTCGTTGGAGCTGACCAAATTCTTCGCCAACGTCGACGGGGACATTGACGGGATTCTGATCACCATGTCCTGGGCCCGTCGCGAactctccaccctctcctcctcccctcccccgtctcccctcatcaacaacatcttATCCCTCCCTTTCATCCCCTCCATCTTCGGCCCGACCCACCCCCAGCGGACACAGCGAACCCTCCAACGCACATTCAACGAACTGCTCAACGTGCTCGAAGAGGCGGTAGAATCCGAACTCTCCCACTCCTTATCCCTGTTTCGACTCTTCTCTTCAATAGACTCCCAGTTCCTAACCCTGACCCGAACCGTAACGCGTGAGTCATCAAATCAGGAGTCCCTCCACAACGatctcctctcttccctctGGGTCCGTCTCCTAGGCGCTAAAAAGGGGGAACTAGCAAAGTTTGAGAAGAATCGGGAACTGCTGAAGGATGTGAGGGAGAAGACGGTGAGGAATAAGGGCGTGCTGGTGGAGCATAACCAGAAGTTGTTGGCTCTCAAGGCTAGTCTGGAGGCGCTGAGGAGGAAGCTTGTCAGTCCGCTGGTGAGGAGTATCAACTCTAGCACCCTGACGCTGGAGGAGCaagtgagggggttggaggaggcgggggggtATCTTGAAGGGGTGAGGAGCCGgcagaaggggagggtgatggagatgcTTTATGGGGGTGGATCAGGGGCTGGGGGCCATAAGACGATTGTTGAGATTGGGGATGTGTAa